A window from Triplophysa dalaica isolate WHDGS20190420 chromosome 3, ASM1584641v1, whole genome shotgun sequence encodes these proteins:
- the rxfp3.2a gene encoding relaxin-3 receptor 1: protein MQGNGSSLAPGLASCGQALDEGDVIFNQRAGALHNLSLRCWLQLLSKESAPELYGDSSSMAMRVVIALVYLIVCALGLVGNLLALYLLQSRHRLKQSSINCFVMSLAVTDLQFVLTLPFWAVDTALDFRWPFGKVMCKIISSVTTMNMYASVFFLTAMSVARYCSLSSSLRMQSTKTASAEVKWASLGIWAVSVVATIPHAVYSTTAQISDDELCLVRFSDSGGWDPQLLLGLYQTQKVLLGFVIPLVIICVCYLLLLRFVLRQRVSGIPGSESERGRIKRRSKVTKSVTIVVLSFFLCWLPNQALTLWGVLIKFDLVPFSNAFYNAQAYAFPITVCLAHTNSCLNPVLYCLIRQEYRTGLKKLLFRATPSIRYLAKLVYRGKRVAEAPPGVAVVQMEIGM from the coding sequence ATGCAAGGGAACGGTAGCTCGTTGGCACCGGGTTTGGCATCATGCGGCCAGGCTCTAGATGAAGGTGatgttattttcaaccagaGAGCGGGAGCTCTCCACAATCTCTCCCTGCGCTGCTGGCTACAGCTCCTCTCCAAAGAGTCCGCGCCGGAGCTCTACGGCGACAGTTCGAGCATGGCAATGCGCGTGGTGATCGCGCTCGTCTACCTGATCGTTTGCGCGCTGGGACTCGTCGGGAACCTTTTGGCACTCTACCTGCTGCAGTCGCGCCACAGACTCAAGCAGTCCTCCATCAACTGCTTCGTTATGAGCCTGGCCGTGACCGACTTGCAGTTCGTCCTGACCCTACCTTTCTGGGCCGTGGACACCGCTTTGGACTTCCGATGGCCTTTTGGAAAGGTGATGTGCAAGATCATAAGCTCGGTGACCACCATGAACATGTACGCCAGCGTTTTCTTCCTGACGGCCATGAGCGTTGCGCGTTACTGTTCCCTGTCCTCCTCCCTGCGGATGCAAAGTACCAAGACGGCTTCGGCGGAGGTGAAATGGGCCAGTTTGGGAATCTGGGCCGTGTCTGTGGTGGCCACCATTCCACATGCGGTCTACTCAACCACGGCGCAGATATCAGACGACGAGCTGTGCTTAGTGCGCTTTTCGGACTCGGGAGGCTGGGACCCACAGCTGTTGTTGGGTCTTTATCAGACCCAGAAGGTGCTTTTGGGGTTCGTGATACCTCTCGTTATCATCTGCGTATGTTACCTCCTCCTGTTGCGCTTCGTACTGCGGCAGCGTGTCAGCGGCATCCCCGGTTCTGAAAGCGAGAGAGGTCGCATCAAGCGCCGCTCCAAAGTCACCAAATCCGTCACCATCGTGGTGCTGTCATTTTTCTTGTGTTGGCTACCCAACCAAGCACTGACTCTTTGGGGAGTGCTCATCAAATTCGACCTGGTACCTTTCAGTAATGCGTTCTACAACGCGCAAGCTTACGCGTTCCCCATCACAGTGTGCCTCGCGCACACGAACAGCTGCCTGAACCCGGTGCTGTACTGCTTGATACGACAGGAGTACAGAACTGGACTTAAGAAACTTCTTTTCAGGGCCACTCCGTCTATTCGCTATCTGGCCAAGCTGGTGTACAGGGGCAAGAGGGTGGCTGAAGCACCACCCGGAGTGGCCGTGGTGCAGATGGAGATCGGTATGTGA